ACTCTACGTGGTTGAGGGAGAAGTGAAGAACATCGGTACGCGAAGTCGCAGTTTCTTCCAGCTCGAGGGGCAGGCCCTCAGCGCGACCAACAAGGAAATCGGATTGCAGGAAACCGTTTTCGCCGGGAACATCCTGGACGTCGAGGCGCTCAAACGACTTCCCATTCCGCAGGTGCGCGCCAAGCTTCAGGTCAAAATCGGCGGCGGCGGAATCAACTTTGCCGTCAAACCCGGCGCCTCCGTGCCGTTCATGATGGTGTTCCCGGAACTGGCAGAAAAAGCGGCGAACGTGCACATCATTCAGGTTCAGGCCGACCTGGCTGAGCAATAAGCAAGCGTCTTAATTTTTGAACAAAAGATCGATCCCAGCGTGAGCACGCCTCATCGCTGCGCACCACCAGAATTCTCCGGTTAGCAGTATGTAAGAGGGGAGATCAGGCTTCCTGCGCCGAGCTCTTCGCCTTTTCGCCTTCGTTGTTCTCAGGCGTGACGTCGATCGCGTCGGGCTCGTTGAGCGCTTTCTTGAAGCTGCGAATACCCTTGCCCATGCCTGAAGCAAGGTCGGGGATTTTCTTGGCGCCAAAGAGAAGGACCACAATGGCGAGGACGACTATGAGTTCTGGTGTTCCAAGCATAATAAGCCTCGTTTCCGGTCTCCTTCCCTTGAGTTC
This is a stretch of genomic DNA from Chrysiogenia bacterium. It encodes these proteins:
- a CDS encoding twin-arginine translocase TatA/TatE family subunit, coding for MLGTPELIVVLAIVVLLFGAKKIPDLASGMGKGIRSFKKALNEPDAIDVTPENNEGEKAKSSAQEA